The proteins below are encoded in one region of Amycolatopsis acidiphila:
- the bcp gene encoding thioredoxin-dependent thiol peroxidase, which yields MQRLATGDPAPDFTLSDSEGNKVSLSDYRGQRVVVYFYPAAMTPGCTKQACDFRDSLAQLNGAGYQVLGISPDKPEKLAKFVAAEELTFPLLSDPDKAVLNEWGAFGEKKNYGRVVQGVIRSTFVVDPEGKIEKALYNVRATGHVAKLLKDLAIAG from the coding sequence ATGCAGCGACTCGCGACCGGTGACCCGGCTCCCGACTTCACCCTGTCCGACAGCGAGGGCAACAAGGTCTCCCTCAGCGATTACCGTGGGCAACGGGTCGTCGTGTACTTCTACCCGGCGGCGATGACACCCGGCTGTACCAAGCAGGCCTGCGACTTCCGGGACAGCCTCGCGCAGCTGAACGGGGCGGGTTACCAGGTGCTGGGGATCTCGCCGGACAAGCCCGAGAAGCTGGCGAAGTTCGTCGCGGCGGAGGAGTTGACTTTCCCGCTGCTGTCCGACCCCGACAAGGCCGTGCTCAACGAGTGGGGCGCGTTCGGGGAGAAGAAGAACTACGGCCGCGTGGTGCAGGGCGTCATCCGCTCGACGTTCGTGGTGGACCCGGAGGGCAAGATCGAGAAGGCGCTGTACAACGTGCGCGCCACCGGCCATGTCGCGAAGCTCTTGAAGGACCTGGCAATCGCGGGTTGA
- a CDS encoding MFS transporter, with protein MTEPPPDRKSLRRAFAASLSGTTLEYYDFAVYSVASATILGKLFFPSSDELAGTMLAFSTYAVGYVSRPFGGFLFGRLGDILGRKQVLVFTLLLTGIATFLIGVLPTHAALGGGAAVLLVLLRFAQGVGVGGEWGGAVLLSSEFGDPKRRGFWASAAQIGPPAGTLLANGVLPLLALILTTAQFESWGWRIAFLLSGVLVLFGLWLRLRLEETPVFREIAARGERPKAPVREVLREEPRALVTGILVRICPDVLYSLFTVFVLTYMTTKLHMPKSDGTIAVMIGSACQLFLMPAFGALSDRLSRRTMYLVGTIAAAVWPFVFFPLAGTRSFAVIIVGVVVALAIHALLYGPQAALITEQFSARLRYTGSSLAYTLAGVVGGAVAPLVFTALLAGFGTWVVVALYLAFTGVLTLVGVLLSRVARETPEPVGARP; from the coding sequence ATGACCGAACCTCCTCCCGACCGGAAGTCCCTCCGGCGCGCGTTCGCGGCGAGCCTGTCCGGGACGACGCTCGAGTACTACGACTTCGCCGTCTACTCGGTGGCCTCGGCGACCATCCTCGGCAAGCTGTTCTTCCCCTCCTCGGACGAGCTGGCGGGAACGATGCTGGCGTTCTCCACGTACGCCGTCGGCTACGTGTCGCGACCCTTCGGCGGGTTCCTGTTCGGCCGCCTCGGCGACATCCTGGGCCGCAAGCAGGTCCTGGTGTTCACCCTCCTGCTCACGGGCATCGCGACGTTCCTCATCGGCGTGCTGCCCACGCACGCCGCGTTGGGCGGCGGCGCTGCCGTTCTGCTGGTGCTGCTGCGCTTCGCACAGGGCGTCGGTGTCGGCGGCGAGTGGGGCGGCGCGGTCCTGCTGTCGAGCGAGTTCGGCGATCCGAAGCGCCGGGGGTTCTGGGCTTCGGCCGCTCAGATCGGCCCGCCCGCGGGCACGCTGCTGGCCAACGGCGTGCTGCCCCTGCTCGCGTTGATCCTGACCACCGCCCAGTTCGAGTCCTGGGGCTGGCGGATCGCGTTCCTGCTTTCGGGCGTGCTCGTGCTGTTCGGCCTGTGGTTGCGGCTGCGGCTGGAAGAGACCCCGGTGTTCCGCGAGATCGCGGCCCGTGGCGAACGGCCGAAGGCGCCGGTCCGGGAGGTCCTCCGGGAGGAGCCACGGGCCCTGGTCACCGGCATCCTCGTGCGCATCTGCCCCGACGTTCTCTACTCCTTGTTCACCGTCTTCGTGCTGACGTACATGACCACGAAACTGCACATGCCCAAGAGCGACGGCACGATCGCGGTGATGATCGGCTCGGCCTGCCAGCTGTTCCTGATGCCCGCCTTCGGCGCGCTGTCGGACCGGCTGAGCCGGCGCACCATGTACCTCGTGGGCACGATCGCCGCCGCCGTCTGGCCGTTCGTGTTCTTCCCGCTGGCCGGCACGCGCTCGTTCGCCGTGATCATCGTCGGCGTCGTGGTCGCGCTGGCGATCCACGCGCTGCTCTACGGCCCGCAGGCGGCGCTGATCACCGAGCAGTTCTCCGCCCGGCTGCGTTACACCGGGAGCTCGCTCGCCTACACCCTGGCCGGCGTGGTCGGCGGTGCCGTCGCGCCGCTGGTGTTCACCGCACTGCTCGCCGGGTTCGGCACCTGGGTGGTCGTGGCGCTGTACCTGGCGTTCACCGGCGTCCTCACCCTCGTCGGCGTGCTGCTGAGCCGGGTCGCGCGCGAAACGCCGGAGCCGGTGGGAGCACGGCCATGA
- a CDS encoding aconitase X, whose translation MKLTDEEKAMLDGAEGPAVAAAMDLLVRYGEALDCERLCDTRNVAGTMTQPSPAKAKLVAEHGWDKAYAVINLDSDEEFEVPQMKVPTCQLQHGFSDDSVGVAPYPKQYVELQADAESFYGRKGVNILATCTPYQVGNLPVRGEHVAWMESSAVVYANSVLGARTNCEGGASTGAASLTGKIPCWGNHHEENRRGTHLIDVRVPVKSFLDWGMLGYFAGDLVQEERPVVVGDFAQPELVDLKHFGAAAASSGGVEMYHIPGVTPEAPTVEAAFGSAKLPEAVHYGQREREQIYENLNSQGSNTDVDFVLLGCPHASVDQIWRAARALEGRKLKAQLWIMVPRALKVVADRSGYTEIIEKAGGKVLSDSCPAMSRSAPPGTKVFATDSAKQAHYLPAILGIEAWFGTLEDCVNAAVTGRWTGELR comes from the coding sequence GTGAAACTGACCGACGAGGAGAAGGCGATGCTCGACGGGGCCGAGGGCCCCGCCGTCGCCGCCGCGATGGATCTGCTGGTGCGCTACGGCGAAGCGCTCGACTGCGAACGCCTCTGCGACACCCGCAACGTGGCCGGGACGATGACCCAGCCCTCGCCCGCGAAGGCGAAGCTGGTCGCCGAGCACGGCTGGGACAAGGCGTACGCGGTGATCAACCTCGACTCCGACGAGGAGTTCGAGGTCCCGCAGATGAAGGTGCCGACCTGTCAGCTGCAGCACGGGTTCAGCGACGACTCCGTGGGCGTCGCGCCGTACCCGAAGCAGTACGTCGAGCTGCAGGCCGACGCCGAGTCCTTCTACGGCCGCAAGGGCGTCAACATCCTCGCCACCTGCACGCCGTACCAGGTGGGGAACCTGCCGGTGCGCGGCGAGCACGTCGCGTGGATGGAGTCCTCGGCCGTCGTCTACGCCAACTCGGTGCTCGGCGCCCGCACGAACTGCGAGGGCGGCGCGTCGACCGGCGCGGCGAGCCTCACCGGCAAGATCCCGTGCTGGGGCAACCACCACGAGGAGAACCGCCGCGGCACGCATCTGATCGACGTGCGGGTGCCGGTCAAGAGCTTCCTGGACTGGGGCATGCTCGGGTACTTCGCGGGCGACCTCGTGCAGGAGGAGCGCCCGGTCGTCGTCGGGGACTTCGCGCAGCCGGAACTGGTGGACCTCAAGCACTTCGGCGCCGCGGCCGCGTCCAGCGGAGGCGTCGAGATGTACCACATCCCCGGCGTCACGCCCGAGGCGCCGACGGTGGAGGCGGCCTTCGGCTCGGCGAAGCTGCCGGAGGCTGTCCACTATGGACAGCGGGAGCGGGAGCAGATCTACGAGAACCTGAACTCCCAGGGCAGCAACACCGACGTCGACTTCGTGCTGCTGGGCTGCCCGCACGCCTCGGTCGACCAGATCTGGCGCGCCGCGAGGGCACTGGAAGGGCGCAAGCTGAAGGCGCAGCTGTGGATCATGGTGCCGCGCGCGCTGAAGGTCGTCGCGGACCGCAGCGGCTACACCGAGATCATCGAGAAGGCAGGCGGGAAGGTGCTGTCCGACTCGTGCCCGGCGATGTCCCGCTCGGCGCCGCCCGGCACGAAGGTGTTCGCGACCGACTCGGCCAAGCAGGCCCACTACCTGCCCGCGATCCTCGGCATCGAGGCGTGGTTCGGCACGCTGGAGGACTGCGTGAACGCGGCGGTCACCGGCCGGTGGACGGGGGAGCTGCGGTGA
- a CDS encoding aconitase X swivel domain-containing protein: MSFLLHGRTVVPGVAEGEALVSHETISGWGGIDPAKGVIIERRHELYGVCFTGKILVFPGAKGSSGWSGFFQSTRLMGTAPLAMLFTDITTKAALGAVVTRVPSMTGFDRDPVEAIRTGDWVRIDADAGVVEVKAGL, translated from the coding sequence GTGAGCTTCCTCTTGCACGGCAGGACGGTGGTGCCGGGGGTCGCCGAGGGCGAGGCGCTCGTCTCGCACGAGACGATCTCCGGCTGGGGCGGGATCGACCCGGCGAAGGGCGTGATCATCGAACGGCGCCATGAGCTCTACGGCGTCTGCTTCACCGGCAAGATCCTGGTCTTCCCCGGCGCGAAGGGGTCCTCGGGCTGGTCCGGGTTCTTCCAGAGCACGCGGCTGATGGGTACCGCGCCGCTGGCGATGCTGTTCACCGACATCACCACGAAGGCCGCGCTGGGTGCCGTCGTCACCCGCGTGCCGAGCATGACCGGTTTCGACCGCGACCCGGTCGAGGCGATTCGCACGGGGGATTGGGTCCGCATCGACGCCGACGCGGGCGTCGTCGAGGTCAAGGCCGGCCTCTAG
- a CDS encoding GntR family transcriptional regulator, translating into MRTDALALDPIAGLEADRSLLGRTSTAERLAELLRTRITEGHFPPGTRLSEEAIGGALGVSRNTLREAFRLLTHERLLVHELNRGVFVRMLAVEDVADLYRLRKIVECSIVREVTSPPGERLAPLEAAVEAGEDAAERQAWRELGTADIRFHQAVGGLAGSPRVDDLMRGLLAELRLVFHVMADPQPFHEPYLTRNREIVAALQKGDGAQAERLLGGYLDDAERQLVEAYRNKSL; encoded by the coding sequence TTGCGCACCGACGCCCTAGCCCTGGATCCGATCGCCGGCCTGGAGGCGGATCGTTCCCTGCTCGGCCGGACGAGCACCGCCGAACGGCTCGCGGAGCTGCTCCGCACGCGGATCACGGAGGGGCACTTCCCGCCGGGGACGCGGTTGTCGGAGGAGGCCATCGGCGGGGCGCTCGGGGTCTCGCGCAACACGCTGCGTGAGGCGTTCCGGCTGCTCACGCACGAACGGTTGCTGGTGCACGAGCTCAACCGCGGGGTGTTCGTGCGGATGCTGGCGGTCGAGGACGTGGCGGATCTCTACCGGTTGCGCAAGATCGTGGAATGCTCGATCGTCCGGGAGGTCACGAGCCCGCCGGGGGAGCGGCTGGCCCCCCTGGAGGCGGCGGTCGAGGCGGGCGAGGACGCCGCCGAGCGGCAGGCGTGGCGCGAGCTGGGGACGGCGGACATCCGGTTCCACCAGGCCGTCGGCGGTCTCGCGGGCAGCCCGCGGGTGGACGACCTGATGCGTGGCCTGCTCGCGGAGCTGCGCCTGGTGTTCCACGTGATGGCCGACCCGCAACCGTTCCACGAGCCCTATCTGACAAGGAACCGGGAGATCGTCGCCGCGCTGCAGAAGGGCGACGGCGCGCAGGCGGAGCGGTTGCTGGGAGGTTACCTGGACGACGCGGAGCGGCAACTGGTGGAGGCCTACCGGAACAAGTCCCTTTAG
- the rph gene encoding ribonuclease PH, which yields MARKDGRNDDELREVRITRGFQDWPAGSVLIEFGKTRVLCAASATEGVPRWRTGSGLGWVTAEYAMLPSATHDRGDRESVKGRIGGRTHEISRLIGRSLRACIDLSALGENTIHLDCDVIQADGGTRTAAITGGYVALHDAVTWLAAAGRLADPKPLSAMVSAISVGVVDGRVRLDLPYEEDSRAEVDLNVVATDAGTLIEVQGTGEGATFTRSTLDKMLDMALAGCEELTRKQTAALEEAYPSELPEPRTGKKSKGSK from the coding sequence CGTAAAGACGGTAGGAACGACGACGAGCTCCGCGAGGTCAGGATCACCCGGGGGTTCCAGGACTGGCCGGCCGGCTCGGTGCTGATCGAGTTCGGCAAGACCCGGGTGCTGTGCGCGGCGAGCGCGACCGAGGGCGTCCCGCGCTGGCGGACGGGCTCCGGCCTCGGCTGGGTCACGGCGGAGTACGCCATGCTGCCCTCCGCCACCCACGACCGCGGCGACCGCGAGTCGGTCAAGGGCCGGATCGGCGGCCGCACGCACGAGATCAGCCGGCTCATCGGCCGTTCGCTGCGGGCCTGCATCGACCTGTCCGCGCTCGGGGAGAACACCATCCACCTCGACTGCGACGTCATCCAGGCCGACGGCGGCACCCGCACGGCCGCGATCACCGGCGGTTACGTCGCGCTGCACGACGCCGTCACCTGGCTCGCCGCGGCCGGCCGTCTCGCCGACCCGAAGCCGTTGTCGGCGATGGTGTCCGCGATCAGCGTCGGTGTCGTCGACGGGCGCGTGCGCCTGGACCTGCCCTACGAGGAGGACTCGCGCGCCGAGGTCGACCTGAACGTGGTGGCCACCGACGCGGGGACGCTCATCGAGGTGCAGGGCACCGGCGAGGGCGCCACCTTCACGCGGTCCACTTTGGACAAGATGCTGGACATGGCGCTGGCCGGCTGCGAGGAGCTGACCCGCAAGCAGACCGCCGCGCTCGAAGAGGCCTACCCCAGCGAGCTGCCCGAGCCGCGCACCGGCAAGAAGTCGAAGGGCTCGAAGTGA
- the rdgB gene encoding RdgB/HAM1 family non-canonical purine NTP pyrophosphatase yields MTRVLLATRNAKKLGELRRILEAEGVSGVEVIGLADVEEFDEAPETGATFEENALAKARDAAKATGLVSVADDSGIAVDALNGMPGVLSARWAGRHGDDQANLELVLAQTSDTPDERMGAAFVCAAALVVPDGEETVVRGEWRGTLTRKPRGANGFGYDPIFVPEGETRTSAELDPAEKDAVSHRGRALRALLPQLRAL; encoded by the coding sequence GTGACGCGGGTACTGCTGGCCACCCGCAACGCGAAGAAGCTCGGCGAGCTGCGCCGGATCCTCGAGGCCGAGGGCGTTTCGGGGGTCGAGGTGATCGGGCTCGCGGACGTCGAGGAGTTCGACGAGGCGCCGGAGACCGGGGCGACGTTCGAGGAGAACGCCCTCGCGAAGGCGCGGGACGCGGCGAAGGCGACCGGTCTGGTCTCGGTGGCCGACGACTCCGGTATCGCGGTCGACGCCCTCAACGGTATGCCCGGGGTCCTGTCCGCGCGGTGGGCGGGGCGGCACGGCGACGACCAGGCGAACCTGGAACTGGTGCTGGCGCAGACCTCCGACACGCCGGACGAGCGGATGGGCGCGGCGTTCGTGTGTGCCGCCGCGCTCGTCGTACCGGATGGCGAGGAGACCGTCGTGCGGGGTGAGTGGCGTGGCACGTTGACCCGGAAACCCCGTGGTGCCAACGGTTTCGGCTACGACCCGATCTTCGTGCCCGAGGGGGAGACCCGGACCTCCGCGGAGCTCGACCCGGCCGAGAAGGACGCCGTGTCGCACCGCGGCCGCGCGCTGCGCGCGTTGTTGCCGCAGCTGCGGGCCCTCTAG
- a CDS encoding FAD-dependent oxidoreductase, giving the protein MPHPLTQLKVQTVRKPAQAPVHEITADVCVVGAGVAGTSAAIESAKLGRDVVLIDSLPVLGGQMVNSLIGLFCGVFGNAPDYRQLTHGMFDEIFADLGPSGDLHFNRGHTMTVQYDEVVLGRWIEERIRQLGVRVVLGTVIQDVEVHEGRIESVSFASRYGNLTVRATGFVDSTGDAALAWEAGLPCRIPERTIYGSQQIILEHLDETHKPEAKELAERVDAKAGEYGLMRHDGLAFFFPGRNTAVMNMTHIEAPLDPVEASDAQLEGKAQADRVVHFLRTEYPKAFGEAKVRAYGFPGRRQTRWLAGVHQLTLDEVRTGHRFEDSVARTAWPIELHDRPEGYVWELFEADHLHYVPLRSMLPPDVHNLVAAGRCVDGDAAALSSIRVMGPCAAMGAGAAHALDLAGKESVHDVKPAELHDRLTANLD; this is encoded by the coding sequence ATGCCGCACCCGCTGACCCAGCTGAAGGTTCAGACAGTCCGCAAGCCGGCGCAGGCGCCGGTGCACGAGATCACCGCCGACGTGTGTGTCGTCGGCGCGGGGGTCGCGGGCACCTCGGCGGCGATCGAGAGTGCGAAGCTCGGGCGCGACGTCGTGCTGATCGACTCGCTGCCGGTGCTCGGCGGGCAGATGGTGAACTCGCTGATCGGCCTGTTCTGCGGGGTGTTCGGCAACGCGCCGGACTACCGGCAGCTCACCCACGGCATGTTCGACGAGATCTTCGCCGACCTCGGCCCGAGTGGCGACCTGCACTTCAACCGCGGCCACACGATGACCGTGCAGTACGACGAGGTGGTCCTCGGCCGCTGGATCGAGGAGCGGATCCGTCAGCTGGGCGTCCGGGTCGTGCTCGGCACGGTCATCCAGGACGTCGAGGTGCACGAGGGCCGGATCGAGTCGGTGTCCTTCGCGTCCCGATACGGCAACCTGACCGTCCGCGCGACCGGCTTCGTGGACTCGACCGGCGACGCGGCGCTGGCCTGGGAGGCCGGGCTGCCCTGCCGGATCCCCGAGCGCACGATCTACGGCTCCCAGCAGATCATCCTCGAGCACCTCGACGAGACCCACAAACCCGAGGCGAAGGAGCTGGCCGAGCGCGTCGACGCGAAGGCAGGCGAATACGGCCTGATGCGCCACGACGGCCTCGCGTTCTTCTTCCCCGGCCGCAACACCGCGGTCATGAACATGACGCACATCGAGGCGCCGCTCGACCCGGTCGAGGCCTCCGACGCGCAGCTCGAAGGCAAGGCGCAGGCCGACCGCGTCGTGCACTTCCTGCGCACGGAGTACCCGAAGGCGTTCGGCGAGGCGAAGGTGCGCGCGTACGGCTTTCCTGGCCGCCGCCAGACGCGCTGGCTCGCGGGCGTGCACCAGCTGACCCTCGACGAGGTGCGCACCGGGCACCGCTTCGAGGACTCGGTCGCCCGCACGGCGTGGCCGATCGAGCTGCACGACCGGCCCGAGGGCTACGTGTGGGAGCTGTTCGAGGCCGACCACCTGCACTACGTGCCGCTGCGCAGCATGCTCCCGCCGGACGTGCACAACCTCGTCGCCGCGGGCCGCTGCGTCGACGGCGACGCCGCCGCGCTGTCCAGCATCCGCGTGATGGGCCCGTGTGCGGCGATGGGCGCCGGTGCCGCGCACGCGCTGGACCTCGCGGGCAAGGAAAGCGTCCACGACGTCAAGCCCGCCGAGCTGCACGACCGGCTCACGGCGAACCTGGACTGA
- a CDS encoding LamB/YcsF family protein, with the protein MCGDPLSDRDEIAWRCVRLVTRGEIVAVDGSVIPLRADSLYLRGDTSSAVRAALDAVGVELRSFA; encoded by the coding sequence ATGTGCGGAGACCCGCTGTCCGATCGCGACGAGATCGCCTGGCGCTGCGTCCGCCTTGTCACCCGAGGGGAGATCGTCGCCGTGGACGGCAGCGTCATCCCGTTGCGGGCCGACTCGCTCTACCTGCGCGGGGACACCTCGAGCGCGGTGCGCGCCGCGCTCGACGCCGTGGGCGTCGAGCTGCGGAGCTTCGCCTAG
- the ilvD gene encoding dihydroxy-acid dehydratase has product MQLRSNFEKGTSRWATRRAQWRALGLSDEDMEKPKIAVVNSSSDLAICYSHLDDIARRAKDAIRAAGGIGFEVRTTAPSDFIHSAGGRGGYILASRDLIVNDIEAGVEGALLDGMVCLASCDKTAPAQLMAAGRLNIPTIVVACGYQPCGTFRGEHCDIEDVFLAAGHVAQGRLGVDELTEMSENAVLGAGVCAGMGTANSMHIVCEALGMALPGSTPVAANSAPMWDTVERAGQRIVELVRDGLKPRDVLTPGAFANAVMAVLAISGSINCVKHLQAVAAEAECDVDVYGLFERLADDVPLLAAVRPNGPHSIEQFEAAGGAAAVLKQLEGLLHKETLTVTGRTTGEHLASTEVADPEIIRPADRPLGRRPAVVLVRGSLAPATGIVKLAVAEERRLTFEGRAIVYDSPEDAMTGLRDGEIREGHVLVLRGQGPKGSPGMGMASRPVFALDGAGLTGKVAVVTDGQLSGLVNKGIVVGEVSPEAADGGPLALVENGDRIVIDVAARTADLDVPEDVLAERRTRLARTPVPARPGWLSIYQHVVRPLQEGAVLRG; this is encoded by the coding sequence ATGCAGCTGCGCAGCAACTTCGAGAAGGGCACGTCCCGCTGGGCGACCCGCCGTGCGCAGTGGCGCGCGCTCGGGCTGTCGGACGAGGACATGGAAAAGCCCAAGATCGCCGTGGTGAACTCGTCCTCGGACCTCGCGATCTGCTACAGCCACCTCGACGACATCGCCCGCAGGGCCAAGGATGCCATCCGCGCGGCGGGCGGCATCGGGTTCGAGGTGCGCACGACCGCGCCGTCGGACTTCATCCACAGCGCGGGCGGGCGCGGCGGCTACATCCTCGCCAGCCGCGACCTGATCGTGAACGACATCGAGGCCGGGGTCGAGGGCGCGCTGCTGGACGGCATGGTGTGCCTGGCCTCCTGTGACAAGACCGCGCCCGCGCAGCTGATGGCGGCCGGGCGGCTGAACATCCCGACGATCGTCGTCGCCTGCGGGTACCAGCCGTGCGGCACGTTCCGGGGCGAGCACTGCGACATCGAGGACGTGTTCCTCGCCGCGGGGCACGTCGCGCAGGGCAGGCTCGGTGTCGACGAGCTGACCGAGATGAGCGAGAACGCCGTGCTGGGGGCCGGGGTCTGTGCCGGGATGGGCACCGCGAACTCGATGCACATCGTCTGCGAGGCGCTCGGCATGGCGCTGCCGGGCAGCACGCCGGTGGCGGCGAACAGCGCGCCGATGTGGGACACCGTCGAGCGCGCGGGGCAGCGCATCGTCGAGCTGGTGCGCGACGGGCTGAAGCCGCGGGACGTGCTGACGCCGGGCGCCTTCGCGAACGCCGTGATGGCCGTGCTCGCGATCAGCGGTTCGATCAACTGCGTCAAGCACCTGCAGGCCGTCGCCGCCGAAGCCGAGTGCGACGTGGATGTCTACGGGCTGTTCGAGAGGCTCGCCGACGACGTGCCGCTGCTCGCCGCGGTCCGGCCCAACGGCCCGCACTCGATCGAGCAGTTCGAGGCCGCCGGTGGCGCCGCCGCCGTGCTCAAGCAGCTGGAAGGCTTGCTGCACAAGGAAACTCTGACCGTTACCGGCCGCACCACGGGAGAGCACCTGGCCTCCACCGAGGTCGCCGATCCGGAGATCATCCGCCCCGCCGACCGGCCACTGGGCAGGCGCCCGGCAGTCGTCCTGGTGCGGGGTTCGCTCGCCCCCGCGACCGGGATCGTCAAGCTCGCCGTCGCCGAGGAACGGCGGCTCACCTTCGAGGGCAGGGCGATCGTCTACGACTCGCCCGAGGACGCGATGACCGGCCTGCGCGACGGGGAGATCCGCGAGGGGCACGTGCTCGTGCTGCGCGGGCAGGGCCCGAAAGGCAGCCCCGGCATGGGAATGGCGTCGCGGCCGGTGTTCGCGCTCGACGGCGCCGGGCTCACCGGCAAGGTCGCGGTGGTGACCGACGGGCAGCTGTCCGGCCTGGTGAACAAGGGGATCGTGGTCGGCGAGGTCTCGCCGGAGGCCGCCGACGGCGGACCGCTCGCGCTCGTCGAGAACGGCGACCGGATCGTCATCGACGTCGCCGCCCGCACGGCAGACCTCGACGTCCCCGAGGACGTCCTGGCCGAGCGCCGCACGCGGCTCGCACGGACGCCCGTGCCGGCCCGGCCCGGGTGGTTGTCGATCTACCAGCACGTCGTCCGGCCGCTTCAGGAAGGCGCAGTGTTGCGCGGTTAG
- a CDS encoding MFS transporter has protein sequence MENLSSQAKRSISGGVFGMFVDTFDVYLPALVLPAAMTYFLPPSMSPATSVTVSTLLFCVSLLGRPIGGLVFGNLSDRVGRKRVTLVSAGGFTACTLLISVLPGYSSWGIAVVVVFALLRLVNGVFLGGGYAAPIPLAFEHSPRHLRGLVGGLIAAAAPAAFLVISLIQVLALRQLPKADFLSWGWRLPFFLGVLLGIGYFVHYLRVGEGNESYWAARRAERRQPVRELFTRGNAKALLQVFLLTSGYWFAAQMAVSLLPSLLTGELHQSATNVALLTLVGSVFTIFSVIGFAVLGQRIGRRKVLLGVGVAITVVTALTFALMVHFAEARTGFLAVAVMGIIANALTSGPLGALITYLNERFPLSVRSTGYSVGYTFGLILPGLYSVWLLGLGHLMPYAYGPVVLIVLGGVLMTFAVRSGPETKEIDSLTTDARVAERELQA, from the coding sequence GTGGAGAACCTTTCCAGCCAAGCGAAACGGTCCATTTCCGGCGGCGTGTTCGGGATGTTCGTCGACACCTTCGACGTCTACCTGCCGGCGCTGGTCCTCCCGGCGGCGATGACCTACTTCCTGCCGCCCTCGATGTCCCCGGCGACCTCGGTCACGGTCTCCACCCTGCTGTTCTGCGTCAGCCTGCTCGGCCGCCCGATCGGCGGACTGGTGTTCGGCAACCTCAGCGACCGCGTCGGGCGCAAGCGGGTCACGCTCGTCTCGGCGGGCGGGTTCACCGCCTGCACGCTGCTGATCAGCGTCCTGCCCGGCTACTCGAGCTGGGGAATCGCGGTGGTCGTGGTGTTCGCACTGCTGCGGCTGGTCAACGGGGTCTTCCTCGGCGGCGGGTACGCCGCGCCGATCCCGCTGGCGTTCGAGCATTCGCCGCGCCACCTGCGCGGCCTCGTCGGCGGGCTGATCGCGGCCGCGGCGCCCGCCGCGTTCCTGGTGATCAGCCTGATCCAGGTGCTCGCACTGCGGCAGCTGCCCAAGGCGGACTTCCTGTCCTGGGGCTGGCGGCTCCCGTTCTTCCTCGGCGTGCTGCTCGGCATCGGCTACTTCGTGCACTACCTGCGGGTCGGCGAGGGCAACGAGAGCTACTGGGCCGCCCGGCGTGCGGAGCGGCGTCAGCCCGTGCGGGAACTGTTCACCAGGGGCAACGCGAAAGCGCTCCTCCAGGTGTTCCTGCTGACCTCCGGGTACTGGTTCGCCGCGCAGATGGCGGTGTCGCTGCTGCCTTCCCTGCTCACCGGGGAACTCCACCAGAGCGCGACGAATGTCGCCTTGCTCACGCTCGTCGGCAGCGTGTTCACTATTTTCTCGGTGATCGGCTTCGCGGTGCTGGGGCAACGGATCGGGCGGCGCAAGGTGCTGCTCGGGGTCGGCGTCGCCATCACCGTGGTCACCGCGCTCACGTTCGCGCTGATGGTGCACTTCGCCGAGGCGCGCACCGGGTTCCTCGCGGTCGCCGTCATGGGGATCATCGCGAACGCGCTGACGTCGGGGCCGCTCGGCGCGCTGATCACCTATCTCAACGAGCGGTTCCCGCTTTCCGTGCGCTCCACGGGATACAGCGTCGGCTACACGTTCGGCCTGATCCTGCCCGGCCTCTACAGCGTCTGGCTGCTGGGACTGGGCCACCTGATGCCGTACGCGTACGGCCCGGTGGTGCTGATCGTGCTCGGCGGCGTGCTCATGACCTTCGCCGTGCGCAGCGGCCCGGAGACGAAGGAGATCGACAGTCTCACCACCGATGCCCGGGTAGCGGAGAGGGAGTTGCAGGCGTGA